A region of Siniperca chuatsi isolate FFG_IHB_CAS linkage group LG23, ASM2008510v1, whole genome shotgun sequence DNA encodes the following proteins:
- the kera gene encoding keratocan isoform X2, with translation MALLLSLLCILCLVGPLLGQDMPYEEYMAQIQACPKECSCPPNFPRAVYCDNKGLKSIPKIPPYTWYLYLQNNLIEVLSADALRNATSLRWLNINRNKITSEGVEEGVLNAMSHLAHLYMDDNLLSSVPSTLPASLEHLRLSRNRISKIPAGVFIGLDKLYLLDLQGNKLMDDAVTEVSLKGLNNLVQINLAKNQLSSMPLGLPPTTTQLFLDGNNIEKIPAGYFKGLPKVAFLRLNHNKLGSSGVPKNVFNISSILDLQLSHNQLTEVPLIPSGLEHLHLDHNNIKSVSGSNVCPVAVDAVDDSVNESVPRLRYLRLDGNEIKPPIPRDVILCFRLLRSIVI, from the exons ATGGCACTTCTCCTGAGCCTTCTCTGCATCTTGTGCCTGGTTGGGCCACTTCTCGGCCAGGACATGCCTTATGAGGAATATATGGCCCAGATCCAAGCCTGCCCTAAAGAGTGTAGCTGCCCCCCAAACTTCCCTCGTGCTGTCTACTGTGACAATAAGGGCCTGAAGAGCATCCCCAAAATCCCTCCATACACATGGTATCTCTACCTGCAGAACAATCTAATTGAAGTGCTGTCAGCCGATGCCCTGCGTAATGCCACATCGCTGCGCTGGCTGAACATAAACCGCAACAAAATTACTAGTGAGGGAGTGGAAGAAGGTGTCCTAAATGCAATGTCTCACCTGGCGcacctctacatggatgacaacCTCTTGTCTTCTGTGCCATCTACCCTGCCAGCCAGCCTGGAGCATCTACGTCTGTCTCGCAATCGCATCTCCAAGATCCCTGCTGGGGTCTTCATTGGTCTGGATAAGCTTTACCTCTTGGACCTCCAGGGGAACAAGCTGATGGATGATGCTGTGACTGAGGTGAGCCTGAAGGGTCTAAACAACCTGGTACAGATCAATCTGGCCAAGAACCAGCTGAGTAGCATGCCTCTTGGCTtaccacccaccaccacccagCTTTTCCTTGATGGCAACAACATTGAGAAGATCCCAGCTGGCTATTTCAAAGGTTTGCCAAAAGTAGCATTTCTGAGGCTCAACCACAACAAGCTTGGCAGTAGTGGAGTtcccaaaaatgtgtttaatatctCCAGCATTTTGGACTTGCAGCTGTCCCACAACCAGCTGACTGAGGTTCCCCTCATTCCCTCTGGCCTTGAACACCTTCACCTGGACCACAACAATATCAAAA GTGTAAGTGGCTCCAACGTCTGTCCTGTCGCTGTCGATGCTGTGGACGACTCTGTCAACGAAAGTGTTCCTCGACTGCGTTACCTTAGACTTGATGGCAATGAGATTAAGCCACCAATTCCCAGGGATGTCATTCTGTGCTTCCGTCTCCTGAGGTCCATTGTCatctaa
- the kera gene encoding keratocan isoform X1 yields the protein MQTTHTSWRSRLGSEMALLLSLLCILCLVGPLLGQDMPYEEYMAQIQACPKECSCPPNFPRAVYCDNKGLKSIPKIPPYTWYLYLQNNLIEVLSADALRNATSLRWLNINRNKITSEGVEEGVLNAMSHLAHLYMDDNLLSSVPSTLPASLEHLRLSRNRISKIPAGVFIGLDKLYLLDLQGNKLMDDAVTEVSLKGLNNLVQINLAKNQLSSMPLGLPPTTTQLFLDGNNIEKIPAGYFKGLPKVAFLRLNHNKLGSSGVPKNVFNISSILDLQLSHNQLTEVPLIPSGLEHLHLDHNNIKSVSGSNVCPVAVDAVDDSVNESVPRLRYLRLDGNEIKPPIPRDVILCFRLLRSIVI from the exons ATGCAGACCACTCACACTAGTTGGAGAAGCAG GTTGGGCAGTGAAATGGCACTTCTCCTGAGCCTTCTCTGCATCTTGTGCCTGGTTGGGCCACTTCTCGGCCAGGACATGCCTTATGAGGAATATATGGCCCAGATCCAAGCCTGCCCTAAAGAGTGTAGCTGCCCCCCAAACTTCCCTCGTGCTGTCTACTGTGACAATAAGGGCCTGAAGAGCATCCCCAAAATCCCTCCATACACATGGTATCTCTACCTGCAGAACAATCTAATTGAAGTGCTGTCAGCCGATGCCCTGCGTAATGCCACATCGCTGCGCTGGCTGAACATAAACCGCAACAAAATTACTAGTGAGGGAGTGGAAGAAGGTGTCCTAAATGCAATGTCTCACCTGGCGcacctctacatggatgacaacCTCTTGTCTTCTGTGCCATCTACCCTGCCAGCCAGCCTGGAGCATCTACGTCTGTCTCGCAATCGCATCTCCAAGATCCCTGCTGGGGTCTTCATTGGTCTGGATAAGCTTTACCTCTTGGACCTCCAGGGGAACAAGCTGATGGATGATGCTGTGACTGAGGTGAGCCTGAAGGGTCTAAACAACCTGGTACAGATCAATCTGGCCAAGAACCAGCTGAGTAGCATGCCTCTTGGCTtaccacccaccaccacccagCTTTTCCTTGATGGCAACAACATTGAGAAGATCCCAGCTGGCTATTTCAAAGGTTTGCCAAAAGTAGCATTTCTGAGGCTCAACCACAACAAGCTTGGCAGTAGTGGAGTtcccaaaaatgtgtttaatatctCCAGCATTTTGGACTTGCAGCTGTCCCACAACCAGCTGACTGAGGTTCCCCTCATTCCCTCTGGCCTTGAACACCTTCACCTGGACCACAACAATATCAAAA GTGTAAGTGGCTCCAACGTCTGTCCTGTCGCTGTCGATGCTGTGGACGACTCTGTCAACGAAAGTGTTCCTCGACTGCGTTACCTTAGACTTGATGGCAATGAGATTAAGCCACCAATTCCCAGGGATGTCATTCTGTGCTTCCGTCTCCTGAGGTCCATTGTCatctaa